A genomic segment from Armatimonadota bacterium encodes:
- a CDS encoding dehydrogenase, with translation MEKVRLGYVGAGFMAQAVHLPHFIALPDCEVVALAEMRPQLAQKVAERFGIPRVYTTHNELLLDPDIDAVAVSAHFVHQAQVAEDALRAGKPVYMEKPMALTVARAERMLQAAREGGGRLMVAYMKRYDAGIELAKQLIDTYRQSGELGRLFYLRAHCFGGHWTAGNSATVIGTDEPYPSAPNEVPDWLPEKYHQGYIGYLQVYCHNVNLARWLLDVGEDWEVTAVDLDEDAFTGVAVLRMSNVRVSLETGGLAAHQWDEDTQAYFQKGWVKATSPSLLLRNACATVEVYRSAEGAEYSRLFPKEGWSWSFQREAAHFIHCVRTGEPFRSSGEDALQDIRIFEAIYRKWLGVSRGAG, from the coding sequence ATGGAAAAGGTTCGATTAGGATACGTCGGCGCGGGTTTTATGGCACAGGCGGTACACCTGCCCCATTTTATCGCTCTGCCCGATTGCGAGGTGGTCGCACTGGCGGAGATGCGCCCTCAGCTGGCGCAAAAAGTCGCGGAGCGGTTCGGCATCCCCCGCGTGTACACCACGCACAACGAACTGCTGCTAGACCCCGACATCGATGCGGTAGCGGTCTCGGCACATTTCGTGCATCAGGCGCAAGTAGCAGAAGACGCGCTGCGAGCCGGCAAACCCGTCTATATGGAGAAGCCCATGGCGTTGACAGTAGCGCGCGCCGAGCGGATGCTACAGGCGGCTCGTGAAGGAGGCGGTCGGCTGATGGTCGCCTACATGAAGCGCTACGACGCAGGCATCGAACTGGCGAAGCAGCTGATAGATACCTACCGCCAGTCAGGGGAGCTGGGCAGGCTCTTCTACCTGCGCGCTCACTGCTTCGGGGGACACTGGACGGCGGGAAACTCCGCGACGGTTATCGGTACGGACGAACCCTATCCCAGCGCACCCAACGAAGTGCCTGACTGGCTGCCGGAAAAGTACCACCAAGGCTATATCGGTTACCTTCAGGTGTACTGCCACAATGTGAACCTCGCACGCTGGCTACTGGATGTTGGCGAAGACTGGGAAGTGACCGCGGTGGACCTGGATGAGGACGCCTTCACCGGTGTTGCGGTGTTGCGCATGAGTAACGTGCGCGTTTCTCTGGAGACGGGTGGGCTGGCGGCACACCAGTGGGATGAAGACACTCAGGCATACTTCCAGAAGGGCTGGGTGAAAGCGACTTCGCCTTCGCTGTTGCTGCGCAACGCCTGCGCCACCGTAGAGGTGTACCGTTCGGCGGAGGGAGCGGAGTACTCACGCCTCTTTCCCAAAGAAGGCTGGTCGTGGTCGTTCCAGCGCGAGGCAGCACACTTTATCCACTGTGTGCGCACCGGCGAGCCTTTCCGTTCTTCTGGCGAGGACGCACTTCAGGATATTCGTATCTTCGAAGCCATCTACCGCAAGTGGTTGGGAGTGTCACGGGGCGCAGGCTGA
- a CDS encoding multidrug ABC transporter substrate-binding protein, which produces MNFVENFQIALRSLLANKLRSSLTMLGIIIGVGAVIAMISVAQGAREQTMQRIQQLGTNVLVVFPGQQRMGAAFGGFGSMQILKPDDVDAIRRSCPSVRAASPEVRRNAQVKYKNRNTNTSIAGVSPEYSEIRNYPVQQGRFITQREVDSMARVCVIGQTVYENLFNGSSCIGKTIRIRGIGFKVVGLLAPKGAQGFGNPDDIIFVPYTTAMRRLFGVDFINSISVQAVSEERMNSAYQEVEALMRRRQRLNPGQDNNFRIMNQAEFVQTAEDVSRTFTMLLAGIASVSLLVGGIGIMNIMLVSVTERTREIGIRKAVGAKRRDILLQFLIEAVTLSLVGGLIGIGAGLGASYVLASTSGWQVHVTPQPILLAFGFSAAVGIFFGIYPAQKASALNPIEALRYE; this is translated from the coding sequence ATGAACTTCGTGGAGAACTTCCAGATAGCCCTGCGCAGTTTGCTGGCGAACAAGCTGCGCTCCTCGCTAACGATGTTAGGTATCATCATCGGCGTGGGGGCGGTGATCGCCATGATTTCGGTGGCGCAGGGCGCGCGCGAACAGACCATGCAGCGCATCCAGCAGCTGGGCACCAACGTGCTGGTGGTGTTTCCCGGTCAACAGCGGATGGGGGCGGCATTCGGCGGCTTTGGCTCCATGCAGATACTGAAACCAGACGATGTGGATGCCATCCGGCGCAGCTGCCCTTCGGTACGCGCTGCCTCGCCTGAAGTACGGCGCAACGCGCAGGTGAAGTATAAAAACCGGAACACCAACACCAGCATCGCCGGGGTGTCGCCGGAGTACTCCGAAATCCGCAACTACCCGGTGCAGCAAGGGCGTTTCATCACCCAGCGCGAGGTGGATAGCATGGCGCGGGTGTGCGTCATCGGGCAGACGGTGTACGAGAACCTGTTCAACGGTTCCTCCTGCATCGGCAAGACCATCCGCATCCGGGGCATCGGCTTCAAAGTGGTGGGCTTGCTGGCGCCAAAGGGAGCGCAGGGCTTTGGCAACCCTGATGACATCATCTTCGTGCCGTATACCACCGCCATGCGTCGCCTGTTCGGCGTGGATTTCATCAACAGTATCAGCGTGCAGGCGGTGAGCGAGGAGCGCATGAACTCGGCGTATCAAGAGGTAGAAGCCCTGATGCGACGTCGTCAGCGATTGAACCCCGGGCAGGACAATAACTTCCGCATCATGAATCAGGCAGAGTTCGTGCAGACAGCGGAAGATGTGTCGCGCACGTTCACCATGCTGCTGGCGGGCATCGCGAGCGTATCGCTGCTGGTGGGCGGCATCGGTATCATGAACATCATGCTGGTGTCGGTTACCGAGCGCACGCGCGAAATCGGCATCCGCAAGGCGGTAGGGGCGAAGCGACGCGACATCCTGCTGCAGTTCCTGATTGAAGCGGTGACGCTGAGCCTCGTCGGTGGGCTCATCGGCATCGGTGCAGGACTGGGAGCCTCTTATGTGCTGGCGAGCACGTCCGGCTGGCAGGTGCATGTGACTCCGCAGCCCATCCTGCTGGCGTTCGGCTTTTCGGCAGCAGTAGGTATCTTCTTCGGCATCTATCCGGCGCAGAAAGCGTCGGCGTTGAACCCTATAGAGGCATTACGCTACGAGTAA
- the dut gene encoding deoxyuridine 5'-triphosphate nucleotidohydrolase, producing MHIHVLIQREPDAADLPLPQYATPGSAGADLYAAVEHPVVLQPGERRRISTGIRIALPPGYEAQVRPRSGLADRYGLSMVNAPGTIDSDYRGIIQVILVNLGQEPITIRRGDRIAQLVIAPVVRAVWQEVESLPETERAEGGFGSTGVSAHE from the coding sequence GTGCACATCCACGTTCTAATACAACGGGAGCCTGATGCAGCCGACCTACCCCTGCCCCAGTATGCCACGCCCGGGTCGGCGGGGGCAGACCTGTATGCAGCAGTAGAGCACCCCGTGGTGTTGCAACCCGGTGAGAGGCGTCGTATCAGCACGGGCATTCGTATCGCCCTGCCGCCCGGCTATGAGGCGCAGGTGCGCCCGCGCAGTGGACTGGCAGACCGCTATGGCTTGAGCATGGTGAACGCACCGGGCACGATAGACAGCGACTATCGAGGAATAATACAGGTGATTCTGGTCAACCTGGGACAGGAGCCGATCACCATCCGTCGTGGCGACCGCATCGCGCAGCTGGTAATCGCGCCGGTGGTCAGAGCGGTCTGGCAGGAGGTCGAAAGTCTGCCTGAAACGGAACGGGCGGAAGGCGGCTTTGGCAGTACCGGAGTTTCTGCACACGAGTAG
- the cyaE gene encoding protein CyaE: MLLLAATVWAQETAQVPQPLTLKDAIRIALQKHPSVAIAKNQLEQAKARRVQAEARYFPTLSPSVNYVNQQTRTALPGFGTRVGKIDETRSDVSLRQTVFDSGQREISAAQARRSVESAEQAYRDAVQQKVLSVTTAYYELLRRMALQRVAEANVQRAQQTVDVVRAQVEVGVAAQKDVLQAEAELANAQVSLIQARNQVRLAEASLRNELGIGQEVPLQVAEVGDREAEQLPPLGSLEDYLKEAFAQRPDYQRQRISSEIQRLSLRLAEIQAGIQIQSDFTYGRRIDPDPGDTRSFSITATYPLFDGGAARAAVRDSRAGYDSALQQLEQIKLTVRLDVEQAYLTRAEAQERLNAAKKALEAAQVNYQAALESRKEGVSSLIEVINAQVALVNAETNYVQAIYDLLAADARLQRAIGKDYAFSEGGGQG; this comes from the coding sequence GTGCTATTGCTGGCGGCAACCGTGTGGGCGCAGGAGACCGCCCAGGTTCCCCAGCCTCTCACTTTGAAAGACGCCATACGCATCGCTTTACAGAAGCACCCTTCGGTGGCGATTGCGAAGAACCAGCTGGAGCAGGCAAAGGCACGACGGGTTCAGGCGGAAGCGCGCTATTTTCCGACACTGAGCCCTTCGGTAAACTATGTCAACCAGCAGACCCGTACCGCGTTGCCGGGATTCGGCACCCGAGTGGGAAAGATTGACGAGACTCGTTCGGACGTTTCGCTACGGCAGACAGTGTTCGATTCGGGGCAGCGCGAGATCTCGGCGGCGCAGGCGCGTCGCTCGGTAGAGTCGGCGGAGCAGGCGTATCGGGATGCGGTGCAGCAGAAAGTGCTCAGCGTCACCACCGCCTACTATGAGCTCCTGCGCCGCATGGCGTTGCAGAGGGTTGCTGAAGCCAACGTACAGCGCGCCCAGCAGACGGTGGACGTGGTCAGGGCACAGGTAGAGGTAGGTGTCGCGGCGCAGAAGGATGTGTTACAGGCAGAGGCGGAGCTGGCGAACGCTCAGGTTTCGCTGATTCAGGCGCGTAATCAGGTGCGCCTGGCGGAAGCGAGCCTGCGCAACGAACTGGGCATCGGTCAAGAAGTGCCTCTACAGGTGGCAGAGGTTGGCGACAGGGAGGCGGAGCAGCTGCCGCCGCTTGGCTCGCTGGAGGACTATCTGAAGGAGGCTTTCGCACAGCGACCCGACTACCAGCGTCAGCGCATCAGCAGTGAAATCCAGAGGCTCAGCCTGCGTCTGGCGGAGATACAGGCGGGCATCCAGATACAAAGCGATTTCACCTACGGTCGGCGCATCGACCCCGACCCGGGCGATACGCGCAGCTTCTCCATCACGGCGACCTACCCTCTGTTTGACGGAGGGGCGGCGCGTGCGGCGGTACGCGATTCTCGCGCGGGGTATGACAGCGCGCTGCAGCAGCTGGAGCAGATCAAGCTGACGGTACGTCTGGACGTGGAGCAGGCATATCTGACGCGAGCGGAAGCGCAGGAACGGCTTAACGCGGCGAAGAAGGCTCTGGAAGCTGCGCAGGTCAACTATCAGGCTGCGCTGGAGAGCCGTAAGGAAGGTGTCAGTAGCCTGATAGAGGTGATTAACGCGCAGGTGGCTCTGGTTAACGCGGAGACCAATTACGTTCAGGCAATCTACGACCTGTTGGCAGCAGACGCGCGGTTGCAACGCGCTATCGGTAAGGACTATGCATTCTCCGAGGGAGGGGGACAGGGATGA